A window from Akkermansia muciniphila encodes these proteins:
- a CDS encoding MFS transporter, with protein MSALPSQSRYIIGTEACERFSFYGMKSILMLYMTGHLLMSENWATATLHVFAGMVYLLPLAGAWLADKVWGRYKTILYISLLYCVGHGVLATADLFHTIEARRYILMTGLFIIALGAGGIKPCVSAFMGDQIPNKSPQLMTKAFNAFYWAINLGSFFSFLVIPAMEQHYGYSWAFAVPGIFMGIATFVFWLGRKKYHRTPPERNNGRAGFWKVLFIVLFHGGWKNAEQRCGASAVEDARHILKILSIFVFIIPFWSIFEQTASSWVAQGSRMIPLSIPLPGGGAWTIGPAQIQAANPIFVMVFIPLITVFVYPKVVTLARPLVRLGTGLALSSVTFLIVAFLQYRLEGGASMSIAWQLIPYCVLTISEILLSTTGLEFAYTQAPLHLKSVITSFWNLTIFAGNMLVAAITFFLSNGESANAISTDRFILYAILAAVVAVAYSFRARRYGKTE; from the coding sequence ATGAGCGCCCTCCCCTCCCAGTCCAGGTACATCATCGGAACGGAAGCCTGCGAACGCTTCAGCTTCTACGGCATGAAGTCCATCCTCATGCTGTACATGACGGGCCACCTGCTGATGAGTGAAAACTGGGCTACCGCCACCCTCCACGTCTTCGCGGGAATGGTCTACCTGCTTCCCCTGGCGGGCGCATGGCTGGCGGACAAGGTATGGGGCCGGTACAAGACCATTCTTTACATTTCCCTCCTTTACTGCGTAGGGCACGGAGTCCTGGCCACGGCGGACCTCTTCCATACCATTGAAGCGCGCCGCTACATCCTGATGACGGGCCTGTTCATCATCGCGCTGGGCGCGGGAGGCATCAAGCCCTGCGTCTCCGCCTTCATGGGGGACCAGATTCCGAACAAATCCCCGCAGTTGATGACCAAGGCCTTTAATGCCTTTTACTGGGCCATCAACCTGGGCTCCTTCTTCTCCTTCCTGGTCATTCCGGCCATGGAACAGCATTACGGGTACAGCTGGGCGTTTGCCGTTCCGGGCATTTTCATGGGCATCGCCACCTTCGTCTTCTGGCTGGGCCGCAAGAAGTACCACAGAACGCCGCCTGAACGCAACAACGGCCGCGCCGGCTTCTGGAAAGTGCTCTTCATCGTCCTGTTCCACGGAGGCTGGAAGAATGCGGAACAACGCTGCGGAGCTTCCGCCGTGGAGGACGCGCGGCACATCCTGAAAATCCTCTCCATCTTTGTCTTCATCATCCCCTTCTGGTCCATCTTTGAGCAGACGGCCTCCTCCTGGGTGGCCCAGGGCAGCAGGATGATCCCCCTTTCCATCCCGCTCCCAGGCGGCGGCGCCTGGACTATCGGACCGGCGCAAATCCAGGCGGCCAATCCCATTTTCGTGATGGTGTTCATCCCCCTCATCACCGTATTCGTCTATCCGAAGGTGGTGACGCTGGCGCGGCCCCTGGTGCGTCTCGGAACAGGGCTGGCCCTGAGCTCCGTGACATTTCTGATTGTCGCTTTCCTGCAATACAGGCTGGAGGGAGGCGCCTCCATGTCCATCGCGTGGCAATTGATTCCCTACTGCGTGCTCACCATTTCCGAGATACTGCTCAGCACCACCGGCCTTGAATTCGCCTACACGCAGGCCCCGCTGCATTTGAAAAGCGTCATCACCAGCTTCTGGAACCTCACCATCTTTGCAGGCAACATGCTGGTGGCCGCCATCACCTTTTTCCTGTCCAACGGAGAATCCGCCAACGCCATCTCCACGGACCGCTTCATCCTGTACGCCATACTCGCCGCCGTGGTGGCGGTGGCTTACTCCTTCCGGGCGCGCAGGTACGGGAAAACGGAATAG
- a CDS encoding class I SAM-dependent methyltransferase translates to MSNKNKTIHEFDFNFICDYFSRLERQGPGNPEATLKALGFIDNLTGQSRIADLGCGTGGQTMTLAAHVQGSVTGLDLFPDFIRIFNRQAMQSSLQDRVKGIVGSMDNLPFAEEELDLVWSEGAIYNIGFERGLNEWRKFLKPGGYLAVSESSWFTAERPEEIHRFWMDMYPEIDTIPNKMAQIQGAGYVPVASFILPESCWTEHYYAPQLPVQEAFLHQYPGNEAAAELVASLRHEAELYRRYKEFYGYVFYIAKKTEQ, encoded by the coding sequence ATGAGCAACAAAAATAAAACAATTCACGAATTCGATTTCAACTTCATCTGCGATTATTTTTCCCGCCTGGAACGGCAGGGCCCCGGCAACCCGGAGGCCACCCTCAAGGCCCTCGGCTTCATTGACAATCTGACCGGACAATCCCGCATCGCCGACCTCGGCTGCGGCACGGGCGGACAGACCATGACGCTGGCCGCACATGTCCAGGGAAGCGTTACGGGGCTTGACCTGTTCCCGGATTTCATTCGCATCTTCAACCGCCAGGCAATGCAGTCAAGCTTGCAGGACAGGGTAAAAGGCATCGTCGGGTCCATGGACAACCTGCCCTTTGCAGAAGAAGAACTGGACCTGGTCTGGTCGGAAGGGGCCATTTACAACATCGGCTTTGAACGGGGGCTGAACGAATGGCGCAAGTTCCTGAAACCGGGAGGCTACCTGGCCGTTTCCGAAAGCTCGTGGTTTACCGCGGAACGTCCGGAAGAGATTCACCGCTTCTGGATGGACATGTATCCGGAGATAGACACCATACCCAACAAGATGGCCCAGATACAGGGGGCCGGGTACGTACCTGTCGCTTCCTTCATTCTGCCGGAAAGCTGCTGGACGGAGCATTATTACGCCCCGCAGCTTCCCGTTCAGGAGGCCTTCCTCCATCAATATCCGGGAAATGAAGCCGCCGCGGAATTAGTCGCATCCCTGCGCCATGAAGCGGAATTATACCGCAGGTACAAGGAATTCTACGGCTACGTGTTTTACATCGCAAAAAAGACGGAACAATGA
- the rsgA gene encoding ribosome small subunit-dependent GTPase A, protein MIHLNAYGWNDKLGRLKRESAYSALPHGRIAIVHRTCYEVISENGVFQCELRGNMMYEQSAFELPCTGDWVIFQPFDETKGIIVDVLPHERTLYRKKSGTVSDRQAIASYVDKAFIVQSLDDNFNIRRAERFMVQILEEGIKPVLVLNKADLGFDRQGIEEQVKHLERRMPVFFTSIHDPRTILRLRESIPEGETVVFVGSSGVGKSSLVNALCGKPLLSTSHISSSTGKGRHTSTRREMVLMEGSGVLIDTPGVREFGLAIGQPGSLAEALDISDFAAACRFKDCGHIHEPGCAVLEAVNTGLLDREVYESYLKLRREAEYFSASEHEKRNKRKSLSKLVEEVKKRNSKF, encoded by the coding sequence ATGATTCATTTAAATGCTTACGGCTGGAATGACAAGTTAGGCCGGCTCAAACGGGAATCAGCATACAGCGCCCTGCCTCATGGCCGCATCGCCATCGTGCACAGGACGTGTTATGAGGTCATTTCCGAGAACGGAGTGTTCCAGTGCGAATTAAGGGGAAACATGATGTATGAACAATCAGCCTTTGAACTGCCCTGCACGGGCGACTGGGTGATTTTCCAGCCCTTTGATGAAACGAAAGGAATTATCGTCGATGTGCTGCCCCATGAACGGACCCTGTACCGCAAGAAAAGCGGAACGGTTTCCGACAGGCAGGCGATCGCCTCTTACGTGGACAAGGCATTCATTGTGCAAAGCCTGGATGATAATTTCAATATCCGCAGGGCCGAGCGTTTCATGGTCCAGATATTGGAAGAAGGGATCAAACCCGTACTGGTGCTGAACAAGGCCGATCTAGGGTTTGACAGGCAGGGCATTGAAGAACAGGTCAAACACCTGGAGCGCCGGATGCCTGTATTTTTTACAAGCATTCATGACCCCCGGACGATTCTCCGGCTCCGGGAATCCATCCCGGAAGGGGAAACAGTGGTGTTTGTCGGTTCTTCAGGCGTCGGGAAAAGTTCCCTGGTGAATGCGCTGTGCGGAAAACCGCTCCTGTCTACCTCCCATATAAGCTCCTCCACGGGTAAAGGACGGCACACGTCCACCCGCCGGGAAATGGTATTGATGGAAGGTTCAGGCGTTTTAATAGACACTCCGGGCGTCCGGGAATTCGGCCTGGCGATCGGCCAGCCCGGTTCCCTTGCAGAAGCGCTGGATATTTCCGACTTCGCGGCCGCGTGCCGTTTCAAGGATTGCGGGCATATCCATGAACCGGGCTGCGCCGTTTTGGAAGCGGTGAACACCGGCCTGCTGGACCGTGAAGTTTATGAAAGCTACCTGAAGCTCCGGCGGGAAGCGGAATACTTTTCCGCTTCGGAACATGAAAAGCGCAACAAGAGGAAATCCCTTTCCAAGCTTGTAGAGGAAGTGAAGAAGCGGAATTCCAAATTCTAA
- a CDS encoding pentapeptide repeat-containing protein yields MTENETFEKVDFHEMELDDEYYDCVFVACDFSKLVIRNTDFEKCEFRACNFTLASFKGALRDVAFADCKMTGADFTDIDRFSDGLVFENSRLDYASFVEARLRKTVFRGCKMYEGYFNDADMAESVFDRCDLERVSFVGTNLEKADFSTSFNFSINPAMCKLKKAVFSRHGLEGLLAHLDIDVRG; encoded by the coding sequence ATGACTGAAAACGAGACCTTTGAAAAAGTGGATTTCCATGAAATGGAGCTGGATGATGAATACTATGATTGCGTATTCGTCGCGTGTGATTTTTCAAAGCTGGTCATCCGGAATACCGATTTTGAGAAGTGCGAGTTCAGGGCGTGCAATTTCACGCTGGCCAGCTTCAAGGGAGCCCTCCGGGATGTTGCCTTTGCCGACTGCAAGATGACTGGCGCAGACTTTACGGACATAGACAGGTTTTCGGACGGCCTGGTCTTTGAAAACTCGCGTCTTGATTATGCCAGCTTTGTAGAAGCCAGGTTGCGGAAAACCGTTTTCCGCGGCTGCAAGATGTATGAGGGGTACTTTAATGACGCGGACATGGCGGAATCCGTTTTTGACCGCTGTGACCTGGAACGGGTTTCTTTCGTCGGAACCAATTTGGAAAAGGCCGATTTTTCAACCTCCTTCAACTTTTCGATCAATCCTGCCATGTGCAAACTGAAAAAGGCGGTCTTTTCCCGGCACGGGCTGGAGGGGCTGCTGGCCCATCTGGACATTGACGTCAGGGGATAG